A region of the Sander vitreus isolate 19-12246 chromosome 1, sanVit1, whole genome shotgun sequence genome:
GACTTCTGACTTCTGCTCCTCGGCGTCAAAGCTTTTCTCTCCTCGAGGATTTATACCACGCAGGCAGAATATTTCTTCGGTAagtgaagaaaagaaatatcAACAAAATGACGTCAAATATGACGTGGAGCTCTTTACAACACCAATCACTTATTAGTCAAATGAGCTTCAGATTAATGTATTAGTCCTTTAGCTTTTGcattttgacttttatttttatttgtattctcACCTGGCGTCTGTTGCTGTTCCTTAATTGAGTCAACAATTGTCATAGGTGTTGTTATTAGCAAATGTCTAGTATACCAGAGATAGCCAACAAATTATGCTCTTAACCGAAATTGTGGTAGCCTACCTGCAATGTAGAAAAACTGAAACTACAATGCAAGTCATCAACATTTACATCTTTTTAATTGGTCATTTTAAGCTGCCGTTTTGTGGTGTCAAAATGCAGAagcattattttcattaacttGCAGAAAAGTTATCGAAGTggcaaaattacattttcatataaAATAGACAGATCTCACTAACATGGTATCATGCTGCCCTCTACTGGCACTGTCCTGTCACAACATCCGATGGTAAAAATACAGCAGGGTCTATGTTTATTGAAAATTCTTGCAAAAATAACGTAGTCATACAAAAGTAATTATTCCACTGTGTTTTTAGGGACTACTCCAATCACATTTCTCTCTGCGGGCTTTGGGGATTGCACAGAGACCATTAAGGATCCGGATTTGTCCTCACAGCCAGGATGATGATCTGTTACCTCCAAACTCTGCTGTTGTTGGGGGCTCAGCTGGTTTTCTCAATCCCAAACAGCTTCTTCTACCATGACTTCCTCAATGGAAATGGAAACAAAGAAAGTATGCACACAAtcaataaaatatgtttatgtaaataGCTGCAATATGTGTTCTGCTAGTCCATATTTTCAAGCTCCAAATGTAAAGTCAATATTTCCTGCAGTTCATTTCAGTGGCGTAAAGCTCCATGTGGACTCTGCTCAGCCATCAGTGTTTGCAGTCACAGGGGGTAATGCCACCATGCCATGCAGTTTTTGGTATGAGCCTGAGTTGAGCTCGCCAAGGGACGTACGGGTCAAGTGGTCCTGGCTCCCGACTGCTGGTGGGGGACAGGAGACAGACGTGCTGGTGGCTATCGGCTCCCGCAGTAAAACTTTTGGGGACTTCAGGTTGTTGAAAGGACACATAATTATAACAATCATGCTGACTCTTTTCTGTTCCTTTCATGGCTGTATGAGCTTGTGTGTTCTTTAACTCCCAGTATGTCTGTTGGCCAGGGGTCGTGTGCAGCTCAGACAGGATTTCCCAGGAGATGCTGCACTTGTGATGACTAAACTCCTGTTGAATGATGCAGGCCGTTACCACTGCGAGGTGGTGGACGGACTGGAGGACAAGAGCACTTCAGTTTATCTGGAGTTACAAGGTACAATACACTGAAACCATGAGTTCCATCATCAGAGGCAACCGGAGTCCAAACATTTCACATAGCCTTCTAGTTGACTTTAGTTGTAAGTTGTAAGTACTAGTTGTATTGAATGTGTTGATTGTaaaaggcctttttcacagcagacattttgacttgtcatagacAAAttagcacaggtgttactaataacattaacataggctctgttctattcaagtgtccaaTGAATAACCTTTTAAGCCCACATACGTTGTGTAATAGTGTCTAACTTATTCCTCCACCCAGGTGTGGTGTTTCCCTACCAGCACCCTCATGGTCATTACCATCTTAGCTTCCTGGGAGCCCAGCAGGCCTGTGAGGAGCAGGGCTCGATCCTGGCCACCTTCACACAGCTCTTCCAGTCCTGGAAGGAGGGCCTGAACTGGTGCAATGCAGGCTGGCTGGCTGACGGGACAGTCCAGTACCCCATCACCAAGCCCAGAGTGCCCTGCGGGGGACACGGTCTCGCCCCGGGTGTCCGGAGCTACGGCAGACGACACCTTCATCGCTACGATGTCTTCTGCTTCTCCTCTTCGCTCCGAGGTGAGGTGGTGTGAGACCAACAATGGCAGGTTCACAATCTGTAGAAAAGGCCTGCTTCACAGCAGAGTTTGACTTGTCATCAAAGGAAACACACAGGTGTGacaaataacattaacaatggctctgttcAAGTGTCCCAttaagccatgacagtgtgacagtgagcctgcatgcacaataccaggaccctgaaactgaagcagctgaaTGGAATTTAGCACCAATTAATCccattatttacacctgtgctttctaGAAGATTACTTTTGCTGTATATGTCACTAGTTTGCCACTGCTTTCATCCTTATTGTTTTCAAGCAAAGGTTTCCCACCTTACAAACTAAATAAGCCAGCATTCCAATAAATCTAAAAAGAGAATTGATGACAgaataaaagaataaagaatgaatACCATAATCCCATATTTATGACTTGAATATTTTCTTTATGTGCATGAGTTAAAAGTAAATTAACATAATAAGAAATGTAGAAGTTTACATAAGTCTCTGGGACAAACTCTAGTCAAATGAGTGTCTGTTGTCAAATGTTGGAGGTTCAAAATGTTCAAAGCCTACCatacaccgagccgataatcggccgtcggacagtctggcgaggtcagtaactcaagtctgttcagtgtgttctgtgccgtcgtctgtccgaggggccgtcgtccttcattttggccgatttgactggggctgtcaaaataacgcgttcattttgattaattaatctgagaaaaaataacgcagattaatccattccatattgacgtttgacccggagccgttctagccaccattcgactgtaaaatgaaggagggagacgataATGTACTGCCTgaatcattaattggaacatttacttgtaaaaaatcttcttcctgccaaccctggctaccgaaatctggttccactgatatgtctgtgcttctctctgatgctctgaagatgatacagacaacacaaacaccgctgcacgtgatgctagttaacactatgacagcagctaacgttagcctaccgctagctagtagctggattaaacacggttacaatgctgacagctaacgctaaacggtgtaaagtttgactttgatttactgtagaggattcaataccggtatgtaacaatctgtagctgccgtcggaaaaacaacacagacggtgagttcattgaaactggtaaactacagcgtcatggtgcattttaagttattataAATGTCCtgttcccatctggtggttgtttttgtcgttcaacagcgaTTTACtgtcggttcaggcaccgttaattatgtatgcgattaattttgattaattaatcacagagtatgtaattaattagattaaaatgtttaatcgattgacagccctagttccgaggcacttttttgaccaactcaggtagactgatcagtccaactgccttttctgccaagggtcggccgtctggtctgtgtgtctgggccttaagaGCCTTATCCAGCCTGCAGAAGGTAAATGTAacaataaatgtgttttcttcaAAAGGGAAAGTCTACTATCTTAAGCCCTCTCACAAGATGAACCTGACTGAGGCTCAGCAGGCGTGTCAGGAGGACAGAGCAGAGGTCGCCAAAGTCGGACAGCTCTATGCCGCCTGGAAACTCACAGGGCTGGACAGCTGTGacgctggctggctggctgatgGAAGTGTTCGGTATCCCATCACAAGGCCACGAAGAAACTGTGGTCCCTCTGAGCCCGGGGTGCGCAGCTTTGGCTTCCCACCTCCCCAGCACAAGCATGGAGTCTACTGCTACAAAGCAggtgatgaatgaatgaattaatgtagATCTCACTCTTCTCTGGGGTCAGAAATGGAAAGTTGGCACGGGTTTCTTGAAAATATGTTTCCTTATGAGCAAGCTGCTTCATTAGTACTGTGTAAACCCTGGAAACCTATAGAGTGACAGTAGAGATCTGAGGGGTCCTGAGATGATTAACAGAAGAGGAAAGCAGCCAAAAAAGCTTTTACACTAAACAAAATTATATTTACTTTTTCAGACATTCCTCTATTTTTTCTTGTGATGTACTGGATCATTTTATATACTTATGCCTCTAAAACCTTTCAGGTAACATGGAGAAAaaactttttgtttaaccaggtTAGAGTGTGTTGGTGTGTCACGGGTAGATATGGCTTACAAGtgaaaaaggttgggaaccactggtgtaaaccttagtttttttctgttttacctACATCTCACTGTCATTTTTTCCTTctgattttctctttttgtaCATGTGAGCAAAGCCTTTACTTTACTATGATGTCTCAGTTAATGCTATTAAGCATTAATAATATTAAAGCTATTGAAATTATTCTAGTCGCTGATGAAGGCCAAGAcatttgattcagaaaaagtTGGACATTGAGTTAAGATTTGTTTCTCAGTTCTACTTTATGACCATGTAACTCAGGTGATTTTCACATCTCTTCATTTTTACATCATTGGAAATAAAAACTTATTTTTGTATAACAAATGCTTTTCCTAACCATTAAAATTGTACAGAAGATTCCCGCCTGTCTGTCCACACAGTAATTGTAcgtccacatacacacaacttGTAGGAGCTTTATTTGCATAGATAactattaataatatatttcaggcttgacacaacataagctgtttttttgtttttttacattttaaaaacactggCGCAAGTATTAGTACTGTCCAGCTGTGAGACTCCTGCTGCATCTGTCTTGAGGTAGGCTGAGCTTTCTTCACTGCATAAATCGTTGATTTTTCATTATTAACCATACAGTGCAACTCTCTATCGTAGTGTCAGGAGTATAggtcttaaaggggtgatataGCCTAATGATTATAGAGGGTATTTCACaatgttccttaaggtctcctaatagggtatgtaacattggttgggctgaaaatggcccaggTGCTTTTCTATGCTCCCtaatgcatccctgtggaatgGCTCTATTTCAAACGAGAGCttctcttccaaatatggtatgctcataaatatttagatgagctgcacgctgattggttgagcgaagcacatacacatacagtggagacgagacagcaggtctcatatttcagacactgcagtgttatacattgttcgtctgctatttcattactaaatttacttctgagacttttttatgctagaaatcaactatgtaaagctcaaatatgggccgttttacgaaaatgcatggctaattgcaaatttggtaaactgtgtcggacttcaggagctccacacagtctgacgagacagCCGCAGCACCGCGaccggcctttcatactactcgcgactacgtcatcttcaaacccccgtgtagctgctgctcttcccggtacgttctacaaacacgctgaagggtgcttttttcctctcttcagacgctgacagccaatgtccaaacgtccgtattttacgagtttggagtgagCACGGGCCCCGGACTGCCGctgtactgtgtgtggagctcctgaagtccgacacagtttaccaaatttgcaattagtaAAACGAAaatatttgagctttacatagttgatttctcgcataaaaagactcagaagtgaatttagtaatgaaatggcagacatatatatacagaacaatgtataacatttctgagatctgcacaacctattcagaagactaagatgatctcaggtcagtggtgtatgtaaattttggggcgtgacaaaggtagagactagagccaaatgaggtaCAGCCAccaagttgacgtcaactatgagATTTGTTGAgattcagcagcagtttcaaattgtgagatttgcatctacgtcaatgggactttgaggtagcctactatgtatgcctattttacccactgaactgtcgtaattcaactatgacaaggtaaactcggttttgcattctatcacccctttaacgcAGTATGTCAACTATTTGaaggtttaaagaaatataaacaaGCCTTTACGAGCATTTTTTCCCCAATCCCAGAATAGTCTAGGtgatgtagccagaccataTTGGCAAGACCGCATAGAGATAGGCTTAGGTCTGGCTAGAGATAGTTCTGGCAACGGAAGACTGTAACTACTATAAAACATGATGGCCAGTTTCATACAGATTAGTGCTCcatgaaaggaaatgcagcATACGCTGTGATTGTAGGTAGGCCTATAGGCCTACTGAGTCAAGGAAAAGCAGCTGTTAAAGAATATTCAAAATATGCTGAGTTGTCTAACCTTTTTATTCTGTTCTTTCTTGTTGAAACTTCTGACATCCTGACATAATTTAAACAAACCAGAGGACCGCTCTCAAAGGCAATTTGCGAGCACTGCATACAAGCTAATCTTAAGCGGTAGCAGCATCATGTTTTACAAATGATTGTTGCTAACAAATAGCAAGTGCATTTGAGTGGTATTGGGTTTTTGCGTGCTAATGTATGGGTCACAAGTAGgatgacatttgttttattaaaatacTCCAATGTGAGAGGAAATATATATCATGTTGCAAATTGCTACTTTCATGTTGTAAATTTAGTGAAACAGGATAGAAAGCGATGGATCATCTCAGCAGAGTATTAACAACACTTCACCAGACCTTGTAACAATCACGTTTTTCACCTCCACCTAAAAGAGGCAGTGAGCTAACACAAAGATAGGCTACTATCGATGATGTCACGATTTACTAGAACTGAACCc
Encoded here:
- the LOC144522102 gene encoding hyaluronan and proteoglycan link protein 3-like, which encodes MMICYLQTLLLLGAQLVFSIPNSFFYHDFLNGNGNKEIHFSGVKLHVDSAQPSVFAVTGGNATMPCSFWYEPELSSPRDVRVKWSWLPTAGGGQETDVLVAIGSRSKTFGDFRGRVQLRQDFPGDAALVMTKLLLNDAGRYHCEVVDGLEDKSTSVYLELQGVVFPYQHPHGHYHLSFLGAQQACEEQGSILATFTQLFQSWKEGLNWCNAGWLADGTVQYPITKPRVPCGGHGLAPGVRSYGRRHLHRYDVFCFSSSLRGKVYYLKPSHKMNLTEAQQACQEDRAEVAKVGQLYAAWKLTGLDSCDAGWLADGSVRYPITRPRRNCGPSEPGVRSFGFPPPQHKHGVYCYKAGDE